A genomic stretch from Pararhizobium sp. IMCC21322 includes:
- a CDS encoding zinc-binding dehydrogenase, with protein sequence MVHLPQTMRAVVLRGQGFDNLALEDVPLPRPGPNQALVRVDAAGICASLVKMIAQGNDHTFLYGWDLSQFPSILGDEGSVTLMELGQNLQAQNRQGKYSLGTRYVVQPAVDAAPVNHLERYRNNGAGVSKIACGYTLPGHLAEYMLIPEEVFAAKCLIEIPDQTMPLAHAAIAEPISCCVSGQFHHMHLQQQALTEPRKAVAGLKRGGTTVVIGLGAMGRMHVDVALAQGPANLVASDPMPSRRDRALSDFAAKAKANKCQLKVVHPDDLAAEVQTSTGGRGADDLIIAVGHPKVVEASVPLLGKGGVANFFGGLKHGQEFVSLNANRIHYDETVITGSSGGTAWDIAQTLSWISEGQIDPSRHIAKIGGLQHAIEMINDVKDQHLDGKAVLYPHYPLTDAFEVPEWTALDETSLLTGAR encoded by the coding sequence TTGGTACATCTCCCGCAAACCATGCGCGCTGTCGTCCTGCGAGGGCAGGGCTTTGACAATCTGGCGCTGGAAGACGTGCCTTTACCAAGGCCGGGTCCAAATCAGGCATTGGTGCGCGTCGATGCTGCCGGCATATGTGCATCGCTGGTAAAAATGATTGCTCAGGGCAATGACCACACCTTTCTTTATGGCTGGGACTTGTCGCAATTTCCGTCCATTTTGGGGGATGAAGGGTCGGTAACCCTGATGGAGCTGGGCCAGAACCTTCAGGCTCAGAATCGGCAGGGGAAATATAGCCTTGGAACGCGCTATGTGGTGCAGCCCGCGGTTGATGCGGCTCCCGTCAATCATCTGGAGCGCTATCGCAACAATGGCGCAGGCGTCAGCAAGATCGCCTGTGGCTATACGCTGCCGGGCCATCTGGCAGAATATATGCTGATACCCGAAGAAGTTTTTGCCGCAAAATGTCTGATCGAGATACCGGATCAAACCATGCCTTTGGCCCATGCTGCTATTGCTGAGCCAATCTCCTGTTGTGTCTCAGGACAGTTTCATCACATGCATTTGCAACAGCAAGCACTGACCGAGCCGCGCAAGGCTGTTGCGGGCCTGAAGCGCGGGGGAACCACCGTCGTCATCGGGCTGGGGGCCATGGGCCGCATGCATGTTGATGTTGCTTTGGCACAGGGTCCTGCCAATCTGGTAGCGTCCGATCCCATGCCATCACGCCGGGACCGTGCTTTGTCCGATTTTGCAGCCAAGGCCAAGGCCAATAAGTGCCAGCTGAAAGTTGTGCACCCGGATGATCTGGCCGCCGAAGTCCAGACAAGTACCGGCGGTCGGGGCGCGGATGATCTGATCATTGCGGTCGGTCATCCCAAGGTGGTTGAGGCCTCGGTGCCCTTATTGGGCAAAGGCGGTGTTGCCAATTTCTTTGGTGGTTTGAAACACGGTCAGGAATTTGTCAGCCTGAACGCCAATCGCATCCATTATGATGAAACCGTCATCACCGGCTCCTCCGGCGGCACGGCATGGGACATTGCACAGACGCTGAGCTGGATATCTGAAGGTCAGATTGATCCATCCCGGCACATTGCAAAGATTGGCGGTCTTCAACACGCCATTGAGATGATCAACGACGTTAAAGACCAGCACCTTGACGGCAAGGCCGTGCTCTACCCGCATTATCCACTCACTGATGCTTTTGAGGTTCCTGAATGGACGGCGCTGGATGAAACATCGCTTCTGACGGGGGCGCGCTGA
- a CDS encoding class I fructose-bisphosphate aldolase produces MTKHRLNRFLGADGKCFDVAIDHGFFNEPGFLSGIEDMRDAVATVAQAQPDAVQLSPGMARHLQAIPGKDKPSLVLRTDVANIYAKDLPQYLFSQIVENAVEQAVQLDAACLCVNLLLMPNQPEVHAQCVSNIARLKPEADAAGMPLMVEPLVMQDNAKAGGYMVNGDLALIRTLVRQAVEMGADVIKADPTDDVAEYHKVVEAASGIPILVRGGGRVSDAEILQRTTDLMEQGAMGIVYGRNVIQHDHPAAITKALMAIVHEGMSPEDALAMMQDLSS; encoded by the coding sequence ATGACCAAGCATCGCCTGAACCGTTTTCTGGGAGCCGATGGAAAGTGCTTCGACGTTGCAATTGACCATGGCTTCTTCAACGAGCCGGGTTTTTTGTCTGGTATTGAAGACATGCGTGACGCAGTTGCCACGGTGGCACAGGCGCAGCCCGATGCCGTCCAACTGTCGCCCGGCATGGCAAGGCATTTGCAGGCCATTCCCGGCAAGGACAAACCGTCTTTGGTGCTGCGCACCGATGTTGCCAACATCTATGCCAAAGACCTGCCGCAATATCTGTTTTCCCAGATCGTTGAAAACGCGGTGGAACAGGCTGTGCAACTGGATGCGGCGTGCCTGTGCGTCAATCTGCTCTTGATGCCCAATCAGCCGGAAGTTCATGCGCAATGTGTCAGCAATATTGCGCGCCTCAAACCGGAAGCCGATGCTGCCGGCATGCCACTGATGGTCGAGCCATTGGTCATGCAGGACAATGCAAAAGCCGGTGGCTACATGGTAAATGGCGATTTGGCGCTGATCCGCACCCTGGTGCGGCAGGCTGTTGAAATGGGCGCCGATGTCATCAAGGCAGACCCGACTGATGATGTGGCCGAATACCACAAGGTCGTGGAAGCCGCCTCTGGCATTCCCATTCTGGTGCGCGGTGGTGGCCGGGTATCTGATGCGGAAATTCTTCAGCGGACAACCGACCTTATGGAGCAGGGAGCCATGGGCATTGTCTATGGCCGCAATGTGATTCAGCACGACCACCCGGCTGCCATCACCAAAGCCCTGATGGCCATCGTTCACGAAGGCATGTCGCCAGAAGATGCTCTGGCCATGATGCAAGATCTGTCATCATGA
- a CDS encoding Gfo/Idh/MocA family protein: MMKDIRFGVIGGGLMGKEFASAAARWLHLEFKDARPVIKGICDINPDARSWFTDNIPSCTLSTGDYQEMLASDQIDAIYCAVPHNLHQQLYCDIIRSGKHLMGEKPFGIDQAANAAIMSCIEEHPNVLVRSSSEFPFFPGALAISRAIEEDVFGQIVGVRAGFHHASDLDPDKAINWKRMIAVNGAYGCMGDLGLHVMHIPLRFGWKPTRIAAQLSNIMTTRPDGKGNIVPCETWDNGAIHTMVEGFGQPFPLTMETKRIAPGEMNTWFIKVEGTKKSMAYSTKYPKTLQIMDYQPGVAQAWQHVDLGYNSAYPTITGGIFEFGFSDSFQQMWCAFLDELVNGKKAMYQPFHCATPAETAASHDIMTAAIKNAI; this comes from the coding sequence ATCATGAAGGACATCCGCTTTGGTGTCATAGGCGGTGGTTTGATGGGCAAGGAATTTGCCTCTGCCGCTGCCCGGTGGCTGCATCTGGAGTTCAAGGATGCAAGGCCTGTCATCAAAGGCATCTGCGATATCAATCCAGATGCCAGATCCTGGTTCACAGACAACATTCCGTCCTGCACCCTGTCTACGGGTGATTATCAGGAGATGCTGGCCAGCGATCAGATTGATGCCATTTACTGTGCAGTGCCGCACAATCTGCATCAGCAGCTCTATTGCGATATCATTCGGTCCGGCAAACATCTGATGGGCGAGAAACCGTTCGGGATAGATCAGGCTGCCAATGCTGCGATCATGTCCTGCATTGAAGAACACCCTAATGTGCTGGTGCGCTCAAGTTCGGAATTTCCGTTTTTCCCCGGCGCATTGGCCATTTCGCGCGCTATTGAAGAGGATGTATTTGGACAGATTGTCGGCGTTCGTGCCGGATTCCATCACGCCTCGGACCTGGATCCAGACAAGGCAATCAACTGGAAGCGCATGATCGCGGTGAATGGCGCGTATGGTTGCATGGGCGATCTGGGTTTGCATGTGATGCATATTCCTTTGCGCTTTGGCTGGAAGCCAACCCGGATTGCAGCTCAACTGAGCAATATCATGACCACGCGGCCAGATGGCAAAGGCAACATTGTTCCGTGTGAAACCTGGGACAATGGCGCGATCCACACCATGGTGGAAGGGTTCGGTCAGCCATTCCCTTTGACGATGGAGACAAAACGCATTGCGCCCGGCGAGATGAACACCTGGTTCATCAAGGTCGAGGGGACGAAAAAGTCCATGGCCTACTCCACCAAATATCCCAAGACGCTGCAAATTATGGATTATCAACCAGGAGTGGCGCAGGCATGGCAGCATGTTGATCTTGGTTACAATTCAGCCTATCCGACGATCACCGGCGGTATTTTTGAATTTGGCTTCTCGGACAGCTTCCAGCAAATGTGGTGTGCGTTTCTGGATGAGTTGGTGAACGGCAAGAAGGCTATGTACCAACCATTTCATTGTGCTACACCGGCTGAAACTGCGGCCAGCCATGACATTATGACGGCAGCCATTAAAAACGCTATCTGA